Proteins found in one Podarcis muralis chromosome 5, rPodMur119.hap1.1, whole genome shotgun sequence genomic segment:
- the TNFRSF6B gene encoding tumor necrosis factor receptor superfamily member 6B: protein MQLYSKRNPFRTLSEWVVLYVLLLGPPCSGSYPTYSRRDRRTNEVFVCKQCPPGTYVAEECTNDKDTVCQPCPALHYTQYWNYLKKCLYCNVFCNSLEEEVRPCNGTHNRACQCKAGYHSDLDFCIKHSSCPLGTGVAQLGNPQEDTTCIPCPQGTFSDSVSSTEVCQPHRDCSKQGLAVSVPGNQFHDTFCTACKMSKANSTKDKADELLGIGSDCQDAIIDFVPYQVGSQRRLERLLHRINGSAPAAGCDEKSPLVLQVELHAFLIQLKDTLGKQVVVQKLWKALDHMKLQNIQKKIQKHFLSS from the exons ATGCAACTCTACAGCAAGCGGAACCCTTTCAGGACGCTCTCGGAG TGGGTGGTGCTCTACGTCCTGCTCTTGGGCCCCCCATGTTCCGGCAGCTACCCCACCTACAGCAGGCGAGATCGCCGGACCAATGAGGTGTTTGTGTGCAAGCAGTGCCCGCCGGGGACGTACGTGGCTGAAGAGTGCACCAATGATAAGGACACCGTTTGCCAGCCCTGCCCCGCTCTCCACTACACGCAATACTGGAACTACCTCAAGAAGTGCCTGTACTGCAACGTCTTCTGCAACAGCCTGGAAGAAGAGGTGCGGCCGTGCAATGGCACACACAACCGGGCTTGCCAGTGCAAGGCGGGCTACCACTCGGATTTGGATTTCTGCATAAAGCATTCCAGCTGCCCCTTGGGAACCGGAGTTGCTCAGCTTG GCAACCCGCAGGAGGACACTACATGTATCCCGTGTCCTCAGGGGACCTTTTCCGACTCTGTTTCCAGCACTGAGGTTTGCCAACCCCACCGGGACTGTTCTAAGCAAGGCCTGGCGGTCAGCGTCCCTGGGAACCAGTTCCATGACACCTTCTGCACTGCTTGCAAGATGAGCAAAGCCAACAGCACCAAGGACAAAGCAGATGAATTACTAG GAATCGGGAGTGATTGTCAAGACGCCATAATAGACTTTGTGCCTTACCAAGTCGGGTCGCAGAGACGGCTGGAGAGACTGCTGCACAGAATCAACGGAAGTGCACCTGCCGCAGGTTGTGATGAGAAGAGCCCATTAGTGCTCCAGGTGGAACTCCATGCCTTCCTCATCCAGCTCAAGGACACTCTGGGGAAACAGGTCGTGGTGCAGAAGCTCTGGAAAGCCCTGGATCACATGAAATTGCAGAATATACAAAAGAAGATCCAAAAGCATTTCTTGAGCTCATGA